Proteins encoded within one genomic window of Cytophagales bacterium:
- a CDS encoding intradiol ring-cleavage dioxygenase: MDRKKFIKEGLMGVGAMVTIPSVITSCIEDEPVIEAAACQVSPAETAGPFPIKSPADLIRENIVGDRSGIPLQIMIKVENTNDNCEPLAGVLVDVWHCDAKGNYSEYSGQLEGDFTNQSFLRGRQTTGADGVASFISIYPGWYPGRAPHLHLEIKRTNGESLLITQTAFPEDVSNTVYESNGYNGNFDTSNEEDGAFGASLNRNMATSVVGNTTDGYVLTERIKVAG; the protein is encoded by the coding sequence ATGGATAGAAAGAAATTTATCAAGGAAGGATTGATGGGAGTAGGAGCAATGGTTACTATTCCCTCAGTGATCACCTCTTGCATAGAAGACGAACCCGTCATTGAGGCAGCTGCCTGTCAGGTATCTCCTGCAGAAACGGCCGGGCCATTTCCAATTAAGAGTCCTGCGGATTTGATCAGAGAAAATATCGTTGGGGATCGGTCAGGTATTCCTTTACAAATCATGATCAAGGTAGAAAATACAAACGATAATTGTGAACCATTGGCCGGTGTGTTGGTGGATGTCTGGCATTGTGATGCAAAAGGGAATTATTCGGAGTACTCCGGACAATTAGAGGGAGACTTTACCAATCAAAGCTTTTTGCGAGGAAGACAAACGACCGGAGCGGATGGTGTAGCCTCTTTCATCAGTATTTACCCTGGATGGTATCCCGGACGAGCGCCACATTTGCATCTGGAGATCAAGCGCACGAATGGTGAGTCTCTTTTAATAACGCAAACCGCATTTCCCGAAGACGTTTCAAATACGGTCTATGAATCCAATGGATATAATGGAAATTTCGATACGTCTAATGAGGAAGACGGAGCATTTGGAGCAAGCCTCAATAGAAATATGGCAACATCAGTCGTGGGAAATACGACGGACGGCTATGTTCTTACGGAAAGGATCAAAGTGGCGGGATAA